One window of the Falco biarmicus isolate bFalBia1 chromosome Z, bFalBia1.pri, whole genome shotgun sequence genome contains the following:
- the HTR1A gene encoding 5-hydroxytryptamine receptor 1A translates to MDVANNTTSPERSPEGAGGPGFAEVTLSYQLLTSLLLGTLILCAVSGNACVIAAIALERSLQTVANYLIGSLAVTDLMVSVLVLPMAALYQVLNKWTLGQVTCDIFISLDVLCCTSSILHLCAIALDRYWAITDPIDYVNKRTPRRAAVLISLTWLIGFLISIPPMLGWRTPEDRSDPDACTISKDHGYTIYSTFGAFYIPLLLMLVLYGRIFKAARFRIRKTVKKAEKKKIADTCLTLSPAALQKKSNGEPGKGWRRTVEPKPGACVNGAVRQGEDGAALEIIEVQRCNSSSKTHLPLPSEACGSPPPPSFETRNEKNTEAKRRMALSRERKTVKTLGIIMGTFILCWLPFFIVALVLPFCDSKCYMPEWLGAVINWLGYSNSLLNPIIYAYFNKDFQSAFKKIIKCKFCKQ, encoded by the coding sequence ATGGATGTGGCCAACAACACTACCTCCCCAGAGCGCTCCCCCGAGGGGGCAGGCGGCCCCGGCTTCGCCGAGGTGACCCTGAGCTACCAGCTGCtcacctccctgctcctgggCACGCTCATCCTGTGCGCCGTGAGCGGCAACGCCTGCGTGATCGCGGCTATCGCCCTGGAGCGTTCCCTGCAAACCGTGGCCAACTATCTCATCGGCTCGCTAGCCGTCACCGACCTCATGGTGTccgtgctggtgctgcccaTGGCGGCCCTCTACCAGGTGCTGAACAAATGGACGCTGGGGCAAGTCACCTGCGACATCTTCATCTCGCTGGACGTGCTGTGCTGCACCTCTTCCATCCTGCACCTGTGCGCCATCGCCTTGGACAGGTACTGGGCCATCACGGACCCCATCGACTATGTCAACAAGCGGACTCCCCGGCGGGCCGCCGTGCTTATCAGCCTGACCTGGCTCATCGGCTTCTTGATATCCATCCCGCCCATGCTGGGCTGGCGGACGCCCGAGGACCGCTCGGACCCCGACGCCTGCACCATCAGCAAGGACCACGGGTACACCATCTACTCCACATTCGGCGCCTTCTACATCCCGCTCCTCCTCATGCTGGTGCTTTACGGTCGCATCTTCAAGGCGGCCCGCTTCAGGATCCGCAAGACCGTCAAGAAggcagagaagaagaaaatcgCCGACACCTGCCTCACACTCTCCCCGGCCgccctgcagaagaaaagcaacgGGGAGCCCGGCAAGGGCTGGCGGCGGACTGTGGAGCCCAAGCCCGGTGCCTGTGTCAACGGCGCTGTGCGGCAGGGTGAGGACGGGGCCGCCCTGGAGATCATCGAGGTCCAGCGCTGCAACAGCTCCTCCAAGACTCACCTGCCGCTGCCCAGCGAGGCGTgcggctccccgccgcccccttcCTTCGAGACGCGCAACGAGAAGAACACGGAGGCCAAGCGGAGGATGGCTCTGTCCCGGGAGAGGAAGACTGTCAAGACCCTGGGGATCATTATGGGCACCTTCATCCTCTGCTGGCTGCCGTTCTTCATCGTGGCGCTGGTCCTGCCCTTCTGTGACAGTAAGTGCTACATGCCCGAGTGGCTGGGGGCAGTCATCAACTGGCTGGGCTACTCCAACTCCCTTCTCAACCCCATCATCTATGCCTATTTCAACAAAGACTTCCAAAgtgcttttaagaaaattatcAAGTGCAAATTTTGCAAGCAGTGA